CTTATTCTTTGAACTACGCCACAAATACTCGAACCTGATTGGCTTCAAAGAGTTTGGCGGCGCCGATGACCTCCGCTATGCCGCGGAAAACATTACCTCTCAAGACGAAGATGTCACTCTGATGGTCGGTGTCGATACCACTGTTTACCACGGCTTCGTCAATTGTGGTGCCACGGGTGCTATTACCGGGATTGGCAATGCGCTTCCCCGAGAGGTATTGCAGCTTGTCTCGCTCAGCCAACAGGCCGCCAAAGGGGACGTCAAAGCACGGCGTTTAGCCATGGAGCTAGAGGAAGCACTAGGTGTGCTCTCTTCTTTCGACGAAGGCGGCGATCTGGTTCTCTACTACAAGCACCTGATGGTGCTCAACGGCGATGCTGAATACGCCCTACACTTTAATGAAACCGATGCGCTCAACGATTCGCAGCGTCATTATGTGGAGTCCCAGTACGCGCTGTTCCGCACTTGGTACGCGAGCTGGTCTGCCTCGCTATGAAACCAGGAATTGCCATGGACGCACACCCACAGGCAACCAGCGATCCCAATGTGGAGGCTGATATCATCGTTATCGGTGCCGGTATCATTGGTACGGCTTGTGCCCTATCGTTAAGTCAACAAGGGTGGCGCGTCGTGGTGCTGGATAGTCAGCCGCCCGGCATGGGTGCTTCCTATGGAAACGCCGGACATATGGCAACGGAGCAGGTATTCCCCATTGCCGATGCCGCCATTGTGAAGCAACTTCCCAAAATGCTGCTGGATCCGATGGGGCCACTGCGGTTGGATTGGCGCTATGTGCCGAAGGCACTACCCTGGTTCACTCGGCTACTCTGGAACCTGCGTCAAGCTCCTTATCAAGCCAGCGTCGCCGGTATTCGTGCGCTTAATGAGCAGAGTTTGGCCGCCTGGCAACGGCTACTCGACAGCATCGATGGCAGGCACTTACTCAAAGAAGAGGGCTCCTTCCTGGTATACGAAAAAGCCGACAATGCCGACGAGTTAGAGGCGCTGCGGGCACGTATGGTCGAGCAGCAAGTCGCGGTGGAACGTTGGTCAGGCGATGCCATTCGCGACGTTGCCCCTCAGTTGTCGGATAACATTCAAGGGGGCCTATTTTTCCCAGGCACCGCCCATGTCATCAATACTTGGCAAGTGGTTAACTCTCTGGTTCAGGCCGCCAAAGCGAACGGCGTACAGTTCCGGCAGACAACCGTAGCGTCAGGGAGTGTGAATGGTCACTGCGTTAGCTTGCAGACGGATAGCTCAACTACCCTGACAGCCTCCAAAGTGCTGATCGCCTGCGGGGCTCACTCGGCCAAACTTACCTCTGCGCTGACGGGCACCAGTATTCCGCTGGATACTGAGCGGGGCTACCATCTAATGCTTCCCCATGAGCGGGAACGGCTACCGGTAGCGATTACGTCATTGGAGCGCCGCTTTATCATGACACCAATGGAAGAGGGGTTACGCTTGGCAGGTACCGTTGAATTTGCGGGCCTTCAGCGGCCAGCCAATATGCAGCGTGCCTGGCAGCTACATAAACTCAGCCAGGGGTTATTTAGAAGTGAGCTGGATATTACTGACGCCAAACCCTGGATGGGCTTTCGCCCTTCCCTACCCGACTCTTTGCCGATTATTGACAGTGTCCAAGGCGGTAGAGTCTTGCTGGCCTTCGGGCACCACCACCTTGGCCTGACGCAAGCGGCACTGACAGCAGAAATCATCGCCAATCTAGCGACACAAGGAGAACGTCACCCTAGCGCAGCCAATCATGCCGTGGCCGACTTATCACCTTATCGAATAAGCCGATTTACCTGATTGGAAACCGAACGCAGGCATTGCTAAAAACGTCAGTATTTATCTAGGTCCTGTTGATGTTTCACCCGTGGCCGCGCTGGAGCCCAACGCCTTTTTGACGCAAAAAATAAATTGCATAATTCTGGGTTGGTATACAGTATCTGGTATATTCCTCTCAACTACGGACTCTCATCGTTGCCACTTATCATGTTTAACGCACCTAATCTTGGCATTACGCCCTCGGCATCTGAGGTGATCGTAAAACACCTGCGCGAAGCCATTATTGCCGGCCAGCTCGAAGAGGGTGAGCCAATACGCCAGGATGATATTGCCAATAAATTCAATGTTAGCAAAATCCCTGTACGGGAAGCTCTGAAGCGTCTGGAAGCAGAGGGTTTGGTGCTTTTTCAGCGCAACAAGGGCGCCGTTGTGACGAAGATCTCTGAACCCGAGCTCGCCCAGATGTTTGAAGTTCGCGTCCTGCTCGAGGTAGAAGCTATTCGTCTGGCAGTCCCCAATATGAGCCAAACCACCTTCGACAATGCTGAGCGCATTTGCGACGAGTTCAATAATGAGGACAATGTGGGCCGCTGGGCCGCACTGAACTGGGAGTTCCATGCCTGCCTCTACGAGCCTGCACAACGCCCCTTCATGATGAGCCTGATACGCTCTATCCACGATAAGGTGGAGCGCTATCTCCGCTTACAGTTGAGCTTGTCCAAGGGCAAGGCACGCGCCGACAAAGAGCACCGCGCTATTATTGCCGCTTGCCGCAAAGGCGACGCCGACGAAGCAGCTGCACTGGTTGAACGCCATATTATTGGTGTGTGTCGAACACTCTACGACCATCTACCTAATCGGCTTGCTGAGTAGCCACTGACTTCTCAGAAAAGATTTAGATCACTAAACCTTGCCCTCTTTATTCTCCGGGTAGCGGTGTTCGAATCGCTACCCAACTTCCCAGTATCTGTTGTTTGATTCTTGCGTGATCTGTTTCAACGCTGAGGCTCCAAAGCGCTGATAGAGCGGTTTTTACCTGCACTCTTATTAACATTCCAGCTCGCACCGCCATTCAATTATTTTATTTAAACCAATTAAAACAATATCTTAAATTTAAATTTCAATTAACACACTCAAAACTTGCAAATCGTATCCGAAATAATAAATACTAAGTTTGCTGTCTCTAGCAGCCAAGCAAAGCCCACCTAGGAGGTCAAAAATGATAAACAAGACCGCTCCATTAGCGCTTTCCGCTATCTTGAGTGTATCCGTCATCGGTCAGGCACAGGCTGACAAGCTCGATGAAATAATTAGCTCAGGCACCCTACGTTGTGCCGTCACCCTCGATTTTCCCCCCATGGGGTTTCGCGACGATAACAACCAACCTGTCGGTTTCGATGTTGACTACTGTAATGACTTGGCCAATGTCCTCGAAGTCGATGCTGAAATCGTTGAAACACCTTTCCCCGATCGTATTCCTGCGCTGGTTTCTGGCCGCGCCGACGTTATCGTCGCCTCCACCTCTGACACCCTGGGGCGTGCCAAAACCGTTGGCATGACCATCCCCTACTTCGCCTTTCAGATGGTCGTTCTGACCCGTGAAGACACTGGTATCGAGCAGTACGATGATCTGCAGGGTCGTCCTGTCGGCAATACCAGTGGCACTTACGAAGCAATGGCGCTGGAAGAAGATGTAGATGAGTGGGGTGACGGCAGTTTCCGCGCTTATCAAACTCAGAACGACACCATTCTGGCCGTCGCCCAAGGGCACATTGATGCGACCGTTGTCACTAACACAGTCGCCTCCTCGACTCTCGAATCCGGCAAATATGAGGGGCTAAAAATTGCCGGCGAAGCACCCTATGTTATTGATTACGTTTCCCTGGCAGCTAACCGCACCGAGTATGGCCTTCTGAATTACCTAAATTTATTCGTGAACCAGCAGGTGCGCACCGGACGTTATGCGGAACTCTACGACAAATGGGTAGGCGGTGAGCCAGTCGATCTGACCGTACCCAACGTTTATTACTAATCGCTGAATAATAACAATGTATCGCGCGCCGCTCTGGTGGCGCGTTCTTCCCAACGAAAGAGATGACACTATGTCTGATGTTTCGCTCACCGGTCGTAGCCTGGTGCGTGGTTCAGCGCAGGGTGAATTACTGTATACCGACGTTGGCTTGAGCTTTTGGGGTGGTGTCGACCCGTTCAGCGGCGAGATAATTGACTGTCACCATCCGTTAAAGGGCCAGTGCCTTGCCGGACGTATACTCGCCCTGCCTAGTGGACGTGGCTCATGTACCGGCAGCAGCGTGCTACTTGAGTTGCTTACCGGTCAAAACGCGCCATCCGCCTTGATATTTGCCGAACAAGAAGAGATTTTGACCCTCGGTGTGATCATTGCCGAAACGCTATTTGAAGCCTCTATTCCGGTGCTGTTCGTCGGCCCCGAAGCATTTGCCACGCTGCGGCTAGGGCAATATGCACATATTGAAAATGAAAAAATACACCTTTCCGACATGCCTTCCCAAGAGTACTCAGCAGCAGAGGCCACCACCCGCTATTCTCAGCTATCCACCCTAGCCCCCTCCAGCCTAACGCTAAGCGATGATGACCAAGCGCTACTCGCAGGCCACTACGGTAAGGCAGCCCAGGAGGCTATGCGAATCGTGCTGCGAGTGGCCGAGCTCCAAGGAGCCGAGCAACTGATTGACATCAGCCAAGCGCATATTGATGGCTGCATTTATACCGGCCCAGCCAGTTTGCGTTTCGCTGAGCAGTTAGTGGAATGGGGCGCCCAAGTGCGCGTTCCCACTACACTCAATTCTATATCGGTTGATCAGTGCCGCTGGCGGGCGCAGGGCATCGACCCCGCTTTCGGCGAGCCTGCCAGCGCACTAGGCAATGCCTACATGGCCATGGGCGCGCAACTCAGTTACACCTGTGCGCCCTATCTACTCGACAGCGCTCCCAAAGCTGGCGAGCAAATCGTGTGGGCCGAGTCTAACGCCGTTGTATACGCCAATAGTGTGCTGGCGGCCCGAACGCTGAAATATCCGGACTATCTGGATATTTGCATCGCGTTGACGGGGCGCGCGCCCTTCATTGGAGCACATCGAAATCAAGGGCGTTTTGCCACGTTGCGTATTGACGTTAAGTCTCTCGATTCCCTGGATGATGCTTTCTGGCCATTGCTTGGGTATCACGTGGGGTTGCTTTGCGGCAGCGAGATTCCCTTACTTTGCGGCCTGGAGAACACAGCGCCCAGTCGCGACGATCTCAAAGCATTCTGTGCAGCCTTCGCAACCACCTCCGCCGCGCCGATGTTCCATATTAGCCAGATTACTCCGGAAGCGATGCGGGAGTCCCAGGCCCTCGGCGGCTTCCCGCCTTCACGTCATCTAACCATCGAGCCAGCTGATCTACTCGCTAGTTGGTACGAGCTGGATCATGCTGAAGCATCCCAGGTAGACCTTATCTCTTTGGGCAACCCCCACTTCTCGTTGAGCGAATGTGCGGCGCTGGCAGCGCTCTGTTCAGGACGTCGCAAACATCCGGATGTCGCCATGGCGGTCACGCTGGGGCGAGCGGTGTATGACGACGCCAGCGCGGCCGGATACATCACCACTCTGGAGCGCTTCGGAGCACAGCTTATCAACGATACCTGCTGGTGCATGCTGGGTGAACCCGTGGTGCCACCAACGGCGCGCACACTAATGACCAATTCGGGAAAATATGCCCACTACGCCCCAGGGTTAGTCGGTCGCCAGGTGCACTTCGGCAATCTTGCCGAGTGCGTCGAGACCGCATGCAGTGGAGAGGCCAGTGGTCGCCTGCCCACTTGGCTGACGGCCGTTGCGACTCGTCAAGGAGCACACTAAGCCATGTTTGATTATACCTTCCAATGGCGAACTGCCTTTAGGGCCCTGCCGGATATGCTCGAGGGCGCTGTTGTTACCTTTGAGACCGCAGCGCTATCGATGATCTTCGGCATCTTAATCGCCCTGGCGCTATTGGCGATGCGGGAGGCTCCTAATCCCGCAACACGAGCAGTAGCTGGCACCTGGGTATCAATCGCCCGCAATACGCCTGCGCTGTTCCAGATCTATATCGTCTATTTCGGTCTTGGCGCTATCGGTATGCACGTCAGCTCCTGGGCAGCCCTATTAGCGGGTATTACCTTTAATAACGCGGGCTATTTGGCTGAAAACTTTCGCGGTGGCCTTAAAGCAATACCCGACACCCAAGTTCGCGCAGCCCGCTCCTTGGGGATGAGTAGCTTCCAGGCCTATCGATTGGTGGTGGTACCGCAACTACTGCGCATCGTCTTTTACCCGATCACCAATCAGATGGTGTGGGCGGTATTAATGACATCGCTGGGCGTTATCGTTGGCCTGAATAACGATCTCACCGGCGTGACTCAGGATTACAACGTTAGAACATTCCGCACCTTTGAGTTATTTGCGCTGGCAGCGGTGCTCTATTACCTGATCGCCAAACTGATTGTAGTGATAGCCCGGCTGCTGGCCTGGCGGCTATTCCGCTATTGAGGGCCTGACTATGTTTTCAAATGGCTTTATGTTTTCAACTAGCTTCACCTGGAACGACCTGC
This Vreelandella neptunia DNA region includes the following protein-coding sequences:
- a CDS encoding NAD(P)/FAD-dependent oxidoreductase, giving the protein MDAHPQATSDPNVEADIIVIGAGIIGTACALSLSQQGWRVVVLDSQPPGMGASYGNAGHMATEQVFPIADAAIVKQLPKMLLDPMGPLRLDWRYVPKALPWFTRLLWNLRQAPYQASVAGIRALNEQSLAAWQRLLDSIDGRHLLKEEGSFLVYEKADNADELEALRARMVEQQVAVERWSGDAIRDVAPQLSDNIQGGLFFPGTAHVINTWQVVNSLVQAAKANGVQFRQTTVASGSVNGHCVSLQTDSSTTLTASKVLIACGAHSAKLTSALTGTSIPLDTERGYHLMLPHERERLPVAITSLERRFIMTPMEEGLRLAGTVEFAGLQRPANMQRAWQLHKLSQGLFRSELDITDAKPWMGFRPSLPDSLPIIDSVQGGRVLLAFGHHHLGLTQAALTAEIIANLATQGERHPSAANHAVADLSPYRISRFT
- a CDS encoding aconitase X; the protein is MSDVSLTGRSLVRGSAQGELLYTDVGLSFWGGVDPFSGEIIDCHHPLKGQCLAGRILALPSGRGSCTGSSVLLELLTGQNAPSALIFAEQEEILTLGVIIAETLFEASIPVLFVGPEAFATLRLGQYAHIENEKIHLSDMPSQEYSAAEATTRYSQLSTLAPSSLTLSDDDQALLAGHYGKAAQEAMRIVLRVAELQGAEQLIDISQAHIDGCIYTGPASLRFAEQLVEWGAQVRVPTTLNSISVDQCRWRAQGIDPAFGEPASALGNAYMAMGAQLSYTCAPYLLDSAPKAGEQIVWAESNAVVYANSVLAARTLKYPDYLDICIALTGRAPFIGAHRNQGRFATLRIDVKSLDSLDDAFWPLLGYHVGLLCGSEIPLLCGLENTAPSRDDLKAFCAAFATTSAAPMFHISQITPEAMRESQALGGFPPSRHLTIEPADLLASWYELDHAEASQVDLISLGNPHFSLSECAALAALCSGRRKHPDVAMAVTLGRAVYDDASAAGYITTLERFGAQLINDTCWCMLGEPVVPPTARTLMTNSGKYAHYAPGLVGRQVHFGNLAECVETACSGEASGRLPTWLTAVATRQGAH
- a CDS encoding transporter substrate-binding domain-containing protein, with amino-acid sequence MINKTAPLALSAILSVSVIGQAQADKLDEIISSGTLRCAVTLDFPPMGFRDDNNQPVGFDVDYCNDLANVLEVDAEIVETPFPDRIPALVSGRADVIVASTSDTLGRAKTVGMTIPYFAFQMVVLTREDTGIEQYDDLQGRPVGNTSGTYEAMALEEDVDEWGDGSFRAYQTQNDTILAVAQGHIDATVVTNTVASSTLESGKYEGLKIAGEAPYVIDYVSLAANRTEYGLLNYLNLFVNQQVRTGRYAELYDKWVGGEPVDLTVPNVYY
- a CDS encoding dihydrodipicolinate synthase family protein, with product MSDNIFTGCIPALMTPCSADRQPDFDALVAKGRELVDLGMSGVVYCGSMGDWPLLSEAQRQEGVARLVEAGVPTIVGTGAINTREAVSHAAHAAKVGAQGLMVIPRVLSRGTSAAAQKSHFSAILDAAPKLPAVIYNSPYYGFATRADLFFELRHKYSNLIGFKEFGGADDLRYAAENITSQDEDVTLMVGVDTTVYHGFVNCGATGAITGIGNALPREVLQLVSLSQQAAKGDVKARRLAMELEEALGVLSSFDEGGDLVLYYKHLMVLNGDAEYALHFNETDALNDSQRHYVESQYALFRTWYASWSASL
- a CDS encoding GntR family transcriptional regulator codes for the protein MFNAPNLGITPSASEVIVKHLREAIIAGQLEEGEPIRQDDIANKFNVSKIPVREALKRLEAEGLVLFQRNKGAVVTKISEPELAQMFEVRVLLEVEAIRLAVPNMSQTTFDNAERICDEFNNEDNVGRWAALNWEFHACLYEPAQRPFMMSLIRSIHDKVERYLRLQLSLSKGKARADKEHRAIIAACRKGDADEAAALVERHIIGVCRTLYDHLPNRLAE
- a CDS encoding amino acid ABC transporter permease, with the protein product MFDYTFQWRTAFRALPDMLEGAVVTFETAALSMIFGILIALALLAMREAPNPATRAVAGTWVSIARNTPALFQIYIVYFGLGAIGMHVSSWAALLAGITFNNAGYLAENFRGGLKAIPDTQVRAARSLGMSSFQAYRLVVVPQLLRIVFYPITNQMVWAVLMTSLGVIVGLNNDLTGVTQDYNVRTFRTFELFALAAVLYYLIAKLIVVIARLLAWRLFRY